The following are encoded together in the Thermomonas brevis genome:
- a CDS encoding efflux RND transporter permease subunit, with protein sequence MKFTDIFIRKPVLAMVVSLFILLFGLRAFSELNVRKYPEMRNAVVNISTTYFGADADLIQGFITTPLEREIASAEGIDYISSTSSAGMSTIQAYIRLDKDPSEALTQISAKVNKLRGQLPPQSEDPVIDLQQGEQIAAMYVSFASNTLTNNQITDYLTRVIQPKLVTVDGVQRADILGAGTFAMRIWLKPEKMAALKVTASDVSNALQSNNVLAAVGSTKGQMVAIDMTARTDLRNADEFRQLIVREQDGAIVRLGDIADVALGSESYGTSVRINGESATFMGIYVAPDANSLDVIKAVRKVWDGEIIPQLPQGMQASIPYDSTEAIQDAINEVIRTIIEALVIVIVVIYLFLGSLRSVLIPAVTIPLSLIGGLFLMLLMGFTINLLTLLAMVLAIGIVVDDAIIVLENIHRHIEEGMTPFDASIRGARELAWPVVAMTTTLIAVYLPIGFQGGLTGVLFTEFAFTLAGAVLLSGVIALTLTPMMSSKILLAHDPDHPKSKFENWLDTRFDKLHHGYKRKLHGALETKSVIAAFGLIVLVSCAFLYMTAPKEPAPLEDEGFIFSVASADPIATLDYVERYTEEVTKIAKGVPEVQDYFLFNGGFGGGGGASPSAMAGFVLKPWSQRSRSTNAVLQQELQPKMSQVTGLNVFALVPPSLPSAGGGGGGGEFVIGGVGELSQLSELADAILQKAMASKRFIFLDKDLKIDKPRIEVNIDRDKAATLGIDMRTLAADMSAMLAGGYSNLFSMQNRSYRVIAQVQRSDRLNASALENYYTRTRDGELIPLSTVVTLKESAQPQSLKRFQQLNAVSITFAPRPGVSKGEALAILDQAAKDVLPQGYSVDYAGESRQFKQEGSAMLLTLALALVVIFLVLSAQFESFRDALIMLLTVPMAICGALLALNVLALAANVLQFMGIEAFPGMSINIYTQVGLVTLVGVISKHGILIVEFANKLQIEQGLSKREAIEEATGIRLRPVLMTTAALVFAMIPLLLAKGPGAASRFSMGVVIVSGMTIGTLFTLFVLPAFYLYLARDHAHDAGKTTDAEASQLPPPEPQHG encoded by the coding sequence ATGAAATTCACCGACATCTTCATCAGGAAGCCGGTGCTGGCGATGGTCGTCAGCCTGTTCATCCTGCTGTTCGGCCTGCGCGCCTTCAGCGAACTGAACGTGCGCAAGTACCCGGAAATGCGCAACGCGGTGGTGAACATCAGCACCACCTATTTCGGCGCCGACGCGGACCTGATCCAGGGCTTCATCACCACGCCGCTGGAGCGCGAGATCGCCAGCGCCGAGGGCATCGACTACATCTCCTCGACCAGTTCGGCCGGGATGAGCACCATCCAGGCCTACATCCGCCTGGACAAGGACCCCAGCGAGGCGCTCACCCAGATCAGCGCCAAGGTCAACAAGCTGCGCGGGCAGCTGCCGCCGCAGTCGGAAGACCCGGTGATCGACCTGCAGCAGGGCGAGCAGATCGCGGCGATGTACGTCTCGTTCGCCAGCAACACGCTGACCAACAACCAGATCACCGACTACCTGACCCGCGTGATCCAGCCCAAGCTGGTCACCGTGGACGGCGTGCAGCGCGCCGACATCCTCGGCGCCGGCACCTTCGCCATGCGCATCTGGCTGAAGCCGGAGAAGATGGCCGCGCTGAAGGTGACCGCCAGCGACGTGTCCAACGCGCTGCAGTCCAACAACGTGCTGGCCGCGGTGGGCTCGACCAAGGGCCAGATGGTCGCCATCGACATGACCGCGCGCACCGATCTGCGCAACGCCGACGAATTCCGCCAGCTGATCGTGCGCGAGCAGGACGGCGCGATCGTGCGCCTCGGCGACATCGCCGACGTGGCGCTGGGCTCGGAGAGCTACGGCACCTCGGTGCGCATCAACGGCGAGTCGGCCACGTTCATGGGCATCTATGTCGCCCCGGACGCGAACTCGCTGGACGTGATCAAGGCGGTGCGCAAGGTCTGGGACGGCGAGATCATCCCGCAGCTGCCGCAGGGCATGCAGGCCAGCATCCCGTACGACAGCACCGAGGCGATCCAGGACGCGATCAACGAGGTGATCCGCACGATCATCGAGGCCTTGGTCATCGTGATCGTGGTGATCTACCTGTTCCTGGGCTCGCTGCGCAGCGTGCTGATCCCCGCCGTGACCATACCGCTGTCGCTGATCGGCGGCCTGTTCCTGATGCTGCTGATGGGCTTCACCATCAACCTGCTGACCCTGCTGGCGATGGTGCTGGCGATCGGCATCGTGGTGGACGACGCGATCATCGTGCTGGAGAACATCCACCGCCACATCGAGGAAGGCATGACGCCGTTCGACGCCTCGATCCGCGGCGCGCGCGAGCTGGCCTGGCCGGTGGTGGCGATGACCACCACGCTGATCGCGGTGTACCTGCCGATCGGCTTCCAGGGCGGCCTGACCGGCGTGCTGTTCACCGAGTTCGCCTTCACTCTGGCCGGCGCGGTGCTGCTGTCGGGCGTGATCGCGCTGACGCTGACCCCGATGATGAGCTCGAAGATCCTGCTGGCGCACGATCCCGACCATCCGAAGAGCAAGTTCGAGAACTGGCTGGACACCCGCTTCGACAAGCTCCACCACGGCTACAAGCGCAAGCTGCACGGCGCGCTGGAGACCAAGTCGGTGATCGCCGCGTTCGGCCTGATCGTGCTGGTGAGCTGCGCGTTCCTGTACATGACCGCGCCGAAGGAACCGGCGCCGCTGGAGGACGAGGGCTTCATCTTCTCGGTCGCCAGCGCCGACCCCATCGCCACGCTGGACTACGTGGAGCGCTACACCGAGGAAGTGACCAAGATCGCCAAAGGCGTGCCCGAGGTGCAGGACTACTTCCTGTTCAACGGCGGCTTCGGCGGCGGCGGCGGCGCCAGCCCCAGCGCGATGGCCGGCTTCGTGCTGAAGCCGTGGAGCCAGCGCAGCCGCTCCACCAACGCGGTGCTGCAGCAGGAGCTTCAGCCGAAGATGTCGCAGGTCACCGGCCTGAACGTGTTCGCGCTGGTGCCGCCCTCGCTGCCCAGCGCGGGCGGCGGCGGTGGCGGCGGCGAGTTCGTGATCGGCGGCGTTGGCGAGCTGTCGCAGCTGTCCGAACTGGCCGACGCGATCCTGCAGAAGGCGATGGCGAGCAAGCGCTTCATCTTCCTCGACAAGGACCTGAAGATCGACAAGCCGCGCATCGAGGTCAACATCGACCGCGACAAGGCGGCCACGCTGGGCATCGACATGCGCACGCTGGCGGCCGACATGTCGGCGATGCTGGCCGGCGGCTACTCCAACCTGTTCTCGATGCAGAACCGCTCCTACCGCGTGATCGCGCAGGTGCAGCGCAGCGACCGCCTCAACGCGTCGGCGCTGGAGAACTACTACACCCGCACCCGCGACGGCGAGCTGATCCCGCTGTCCACCGTGGTGACGCTGAAGGAAAGCGCGCAGCCGCAGTCGCTCAAGCGCTTCCAGCAGCTCAACGCGGTGTCGATCACCTTCGCCCCTCGCCCCGGCGTGAGCAAGGGCGAGGCGCTGGCGATCCTCGACCAGGCGGCCAAGGACGTGCTGCCGCAGGGCTACAGCGTGGACTACGCCGGCGAGTCGCGGCAGTTCAAGCAGGAAGGCTCGGCGATGCTGCTGACGCTGGCGCTGGCGCTGGTGGTGATCTTCCTGGTGCTGTCGGCGCAGTTCGAGAGCTTCCGCGACGCGCTGATCATGCTGCTCACGGTACCGATGGCGATCTGCGGCGCGCTGCTGGCGCTGAACGTGCTGGCGCTGGCGGCCAACGTGCTGCAGTTCATGGGCATCGAGGCGTTCCCAGGCATGAGCATCAACATCTACACCCAGGTGGGCCTGGTGACGCTGGTGGGCGTGATCTCCAAGCACGGCATCCTGATCGTGGAGTTCGCCAACAAGCTGCAGATCGAACAGGGCCTGTCCAAGCGCGAGGCGATCGAGGAAGCCACCGGCATCCGCCTGCGCCCGGTGCTGATGACCACCGCCGCGCTGGTGTTCGCGATGATCCCGCTGCTGCTGGCGAAGGGCCCGGGCGCGGCCTCGCGCTTCTCGATGGGCGTGGTGATCGTGTCCGGCATGACCATCGGCACGCTGTTCACCCTGTTCGTGCTGCCGGCGTTCTATCTGTACTTGGCGCGCGACCACGCGCACGACGCCGGCAAGACCACCGATGCGGAGGCATCGCAGCTGCCGCCGCCGGAGCCGCAACACGGTTGA
- a CDS encoding efflux RND transporter periplasmic adaptor subunit, translating to MATRPSQRPPRPLLRWVLMLIGVVVIFGGVFLIKAIFAKQTNNFFDNMPQPAVAVSAANAQPQRWSEGGESVGTLVAVNGTDVTTESGGVVRAIEFTAGQPVSAGSVLVRLNTANEEATLKALDTSARLADTQAQRWQQLGKDKLVSLDDVQQRTAAAASARAQVEAQRALIAQKTIRAPFSGVLGIRKVNLGQFVSPGDAIVSLQQLDPIYLDFSLPEQMIGQLKEGDVVRATVDALPGQSFEGKVTAVEPQVDPSTRNFKAQATLRNPDGALRPGSFAKVGFDLGGEREVVVIPQTAVSFNPYGNAVFVIGKVKRKAGETDAQGKPLTGDKLVVTQRFIKTGATRGDLIAVTDGLKPGEQVVTSGLLKLRNGAEVTVNNAVQPSADAQPKVENR from the coding sequence ATGGCTACCCGTCCCTCCCAACGCCCGCCCCGGCCGCTGCTGCGCTGGGTCCTGATGCTGATCGGCGTCGTCGTCATCTTCGGCGGCGTGTTCCTGATCAAGGCGATCTTCGCCAAGCAGACCAACAACTTCTTCGACAACATGCCACAGCCGGCGGTGGCGGTCTCGGCCGCGAACGCCCAGCCGCAGCGCTGGAGCGAGGGCGGCGAGTCGGTCGGCACGCTGGTGGCGGTCAATGGCACCGACGTGACCACCGAATCCGGCGGCGTGGTGCGCGCCATCGAGTTCACCGCCGGCCAGCCGGTCTCCGCCGGTTCGGTGCTGGTGCGCCTGAATACCGCCAACGAGGAAGCCACGCTGAAGGCGCTGGACACCTCGGCCCGGCTGGCCGACACCCAGGCGCAGCGCTGGCAGCAGCTGGGCAAGGACAAGCTGGTCTCGCTGGACGACGTGCAGCAGCGCACCGCCGCCGCCGCCAGCGCCCGCGCGCAGGTCGAGGCGCAGCGCGCGCTGATCGCGCAGAAGACCATCCGCGCGCCGTTCTCGGGCGTGCTGGGCATCCGCAAGGTCAACCTGGGCCAGTTCGTGAGCCCCGGCGATGCGATCGTCAGCCTGCAGCAGCTCGACCCGATCTACCTCGACTTCAGCCTGCCCGAGCAGATGATCGGCCAGCTCAAGGAAGGCGACGTCGTGCGCGCCACCGTCGACGCCCTGCCCGGCCAGTCTTTCGAGGGCAAGGTCACTGCAGTGGAGCCGCAGGTCGATCCCAGCACCCGCAACTTCAAGGCGCAGGCCACGCTGCGCAATCCCGACGGCGCGCTGCGCCCGGGCAGCTTCGCCAAGGTCGGCTTCGACCTGGGCGGCGAGCGCGAAGTGGTGGTGATCCCGCAGACGGCCGTGAGCTTCAACCCCTACGGCAACGCGGTGTTCGTGATCGGCAAGGTCAAGCGCAAGGCCGGCGAGACCGACGCCCAGGGCAAGCCGCTGACCGGCGACAAGCTGGTCGTGACCCAGCGCTTCATCAAGACCGGCGCCACCCGCGGCGACCTGATCGCGGTCACCGACGGCCTCAAGCCCGGCGAGCAGGTGGTCACCTCCGGCCTGCTGAAGCTGCGCAACGGCGCCGAAGTGACGGTCAACAACGCCGTGCAGCCTTCCGCCGACGCCCAGCCGAAGGTCGAAAACCGCTAA
- a CDS encoding patatin-like phospholipase family protein, with translation MENGKDVRTWPTRLRTGALLMLACVAGLSPLAAGAAAADAPADCVGLVLGGGGARGAAHVGVLKVLERERIPVCAVAGTSMGAIVGGLYAAGYDAAELEKLVGAIDWADVLVDDPARRILPMERKDEDFRHLLDLEIGYRDGRLGIPAGLVRGQKLMLLLRRLTLSTWKTPDFDHLPIPFRAVATDIVTGQKQVFADGDLAVAIRASMSVPGAFAPVKVGERLLVDGGLAENVPVSEVRALGARRMIVVDVGSPLLGEDGLTSPAAVLNQAVTALMAEKTARDLDTLGSGDVLLRPDLGDITSGQFNRSAEAVAAGERAAEAMLPQLRAFAVAPEQYAALRAHQRHRDFDPGLLAFLDVEPGHSPSATRRVAWAAEGLVGRRFDLDTVENDIGRAYGDGRFETIDYRLVQRDGQTGLEIMPQQKPWTAFGKVGLQLDDDFNGRSNYLLSAELVFNDVNRIGGQWRNLLQLGRVSGVRSEFHQPFGDGGAFYVEPALDLHSESLPLWQDGQVQVAEYRLLRRQFSLEAGYSPRPEWRVSLALVGGKDSVRRGIGDEQWPSRGAESFAGLRFGATWDTLDSVSFPTRGTRAEFELLSLQPWANAQAEGEVVRAAFDQAFSWRRYHVLLGARVASAIDDQAAFRSQTFLGGFLNLSGFSERSLTGTQAALVRGVFYRRTGDTSRLFALPLYVGGSVEAGNVWNERRAFGSGTPIFAGSVFAGLDTPLGPVFLGFGRNSSGADSWYLSFGSMLRPASD, from the coding sequence ATGGAGAACGGAAAGGACGTCCGGACATGGCCAACGCGCCTCCGCACCGGCGCGCTGCTGATGCTGGCCTGCGTGGCCGGCCTGTCGCCGCTGGCGGCGGGCGCGGCGGCGGCCGATGCGCCGGCGGATTGCGTGGGGCTGGTGCTGGGCGGCGGCGGCGCGCGCGGGGCCGCGCACGTGGGCGTGCTGAAGGTGCTGGAGCGCGAGCGCATCCCCGTCTGCGCGGTGGCCGGCACCAGCATGGGCGCCATTGTCGGGGGCCTGTACGCGGCGGGCTACGATGCGGCGGAACTGGAGAAGCTGGTCGGCGCCATCGACTGGGCCGATGTGCTGGTGGACGACCCGGCGCGGCGGATCCTGCCGATGGAGCGCAAGGACGAGGACTTCCGCCACCTGCTGGACCTGGAGATCGGCTACCGCGACGGCCGCCTGGGCATCCCCGCCGGGCTGGTGCGCGGGCAGAAGCTGATGCTGCTGCTGCGCCGGCTGACGCTGTCGACCTGGAAGACGCCCGATTTCGATCATCTGCCGATCCCGTTCCGCGCGGTGGCCACGGACATCGTCACCGGCCAGAAGCAGGTGTTCGCCGACGGCGACCTGGCGGTGGCGATCCGCGCCAGCATGTCGGTGCCGGGCGCGTTCGCGCCGGTCAAGGTGGGCGAGCGCCTGCTGGTGGACGGCGGGCTGGCCGAGAACGTGCCGGTCTCGGAAGTCCGCGCGCTGGGCGCGCGGCGGATGATCGTGGTCGACGTCGGTTCGCCGCTGCTGGGCGAGGACGGGCTGACCAGCCCGGCCGCGGTGCTCAACCAGGCGGTGACCGCGCTGATGGCCGAGAAGACCGCGCGCGACCTGGACACGCTGGGATCGGGCGACGTGCTGCTGCGCCCCGACCTGGGCGACATCACCTCCGGGCAATTCAACCGCTCCGCCGAGGCGGTGGCCGCGGGCGAGCGCGCCGCCGAGGCGATGCTGCCGCAGCTGCGCGCGTTCGCGGTCGCGCCGGAGCAGTACGCCGCGCTGCGCGCCCACCAGCGCCACCGCGATTTCGATCCGGGGCTGCTGGCCTTCCTCGACGTCGAACCGGGGCATTCGCCGTCGGCGACCCGGCGCGTGGCCTGGGCCGCCGAGGGGCTGGTCGGCCGGCGCTTCGACCTCGACACGGTGGAGAACGACATCGGTCGCGCCTACGGCGACGGCCGCTTCGAGACCATCGACTACCGGCTGGTGCAGCGCGACGGCCAGACCGGCCTGGAGATCATGCCGCAGCAGAAGCCGTGGACGGCGTTCGGCAAGGTCGGCCTGCAGCTCGACGACGATTTCAACGGCCGCAGCAACTACCTGCTGTCGGCGGAGCTGGTGTTCAACGACGTCAACCGGATCGGCGGCCAGTGGCGCAACCTGCTGCAGCTCGGCCGGGTCAGCGGCGTGCGCAGCGAGTTCCACCAGCCGTTCGGCGACGGCGGCGCGTTCTACGTCGAGCCGGCGCTGGACCTGCACAGCGAATCCCTGCCGCTGTGGCAGGACGGACAGGTGCAGGTCGCGGAGTACCGCCTGCTGCGCCGGCAGTTCAGCCTGGAGGCGGGCTATTCGCCGCGGCCCGAATGGCGGGTGAGCCTAGCGCTGGTGGGCGGCAAGGATTCGGTGAGGCGGGGCATCGGCGACGAGCAGTGGCCGAGCCGCGGCGCCGAAAGCTTCGCCGGCCTGCGCTTCGGCGCCACCTGGGACACCCTGGACAGCGTCAGCTTCCCCACCCGCGGGACGCGCGCCGAGTTCGAACTGCTGTCGCTGCAGCCGTGGGCGAACGCGCAGGCCGAAGGCGAAGTGGTGCGCGCTGCGTTCGACCAGGCCTTCTCCTGGCGGCGCTACCACGTGCTGCTGGGCGCCCGCGTGGCCAGCGCCATCGACGACCAGGCGGCGTTCCGCTCGCAGACTTTCCTGGGCGGCTTCCTCAACCTGTCCGGCTTCTCCGAGCGCTCGCTGACCGGCACCCAGGCCGCGCTGGTGCGCGGCGTGTTCTATCGCCGCACCGGCGACACCAGCCGGCTGTTCGCGCTGCCGCTGTACGTCGGCGGCAGCGTGGAGGCGGGCAACGTCTGGAACGAGCGCCGCGCGTTCGGCAGCGGCACGCCGATCTTCGCCGGCAGCGTGTTCGCCGGGCTGGACACGCCGCTGGGGCCGGTGTTCCTCGGCTTCGGCCGCAACAGCAGCGGCGCCGATTCCTGGTACCTGAGCTTCGGTTCGATGCTGCGGCCGGCGTCGGACTGA
- a CDS encoding phasin family protein: protein MYQFNDQFTKAASQFADAAANVNRLALQNAEKAFGLHLAAVEENLNAAFAFAGELIEVRDAEGLKAVWPKGIQIARANAERSFGAAQEAFAGTVKTNEAIGALAKSQFEQAGAQVKAEVEKATKAASKAAK from the coding sequence ATGTACCAGTTCAACGACCAGTTCACCAAGGCCGCCAGCCAGTTCGCCGACGCGGCCGCCAACGTCAACCGCCTCGCCCTGCAGAACGCCGAGAAGGCGTTCGGCCTGCACCTGGCCGCGGTCGAGGAAAACCTCAACGCCGCCTTCGCCTTCGCCGGCGAGCTGATCGAAGTGCGCGACGCCGAGGGCCTGAAGGCCGTATGGCCGAAGGGCATCCAGATCGCCCGCGCCAACGCCGAGCGCAGCTTCGGCGCCGCGCAGGAAGCCTTCGCCGGCACCGTGAAGACCAACGAAGCCATTGGCGCCCTGGCCAAGAGCCAGTTCGAGCAGGCCGGCGCGCAGGTCAAGGCCGAAGTCGAGAAGGCCACCAAGGCTGCCTCGAAAGCCGCCAAGTAA
- a CDS encoding RNA pyrophosphohydrolase, protein MIDPDGFRPNVGIVLMHEDGRVFWARRVRRDGWQFPQGGINSDETPLEAMYRELHEETGLQPAHVEVLGATPGWLRYRLPPHAIRRRDRLVCIGQKQVWYLLRFKGSDADLRLDLTDTPEFDGWRWVDFWYPLEHVVTFKRSVYGRALGHLAPLARTIAGAQAVPEPAMAVAPLRPGQVRRR, encoded by the coding sequence GTGATCGATCCGGACGGGTTTCGCCCCAACGTGGGCATCGTGCTGATGCACGAGGATGGACGCGTGTTCTGGGCGCGACGCGTGCGCCGGGACGGCTGGCAGTTCCCGCAGGGCGGCATCAACAGCGACGAAACGCCGCTGGAGGCGATGTACCGCGAGCTGCACGAGGAAACCGGGCTGCAGCCCGCGCACGTCGAGGTGCTGGGGGCTACCCCCGGCTGGCTGCGCTACCGGCTGCCGCCGCACGCGATCCGGCGCCGCGACCGGCTGGTCTGCATCGGCCAGAAGCAGGTCTGGTACCTGTTGCGCTTCAAGGGCAGCGACGCCGACCTGCGGCTGGACCTGACCGACACGCCCGAATTCGACGGCTGGCGCTGGGTGGACTTCTGGTATCCGCTGGAGCACGTGGTCACCTTCAAGCGCAGCGTCTACGGCCGCGCCCTGGGCCATCTGGCCCCGCTGGCGCGCACCATCGCCGGCGCGCAGGCGGTGCCCGAACCCGCGATGGCCGTGGCGCCGCTTCGGCCGGGACAGGTCCGCCGCCGCTGA
- a CDS encoding valine--tRNA ligase: protein MTTLASGYDPKTFESRLYADWEASGAFAPTGDGPAYTILLPPPNVTGTLHMGHAFQHTLMDALVRYHRMRGFRTLWQMGTDHAGIATEMVVSRNLAIEGKGETRDSLGREKFIEKVWEWKQHSGDTIERQMRRLGASGDWSRSVFTMDPMASDAITEAFVRLHEQSLIYRGQRLVNWDPVLKTAISDLEVASEEESGHLWSIRYPLADGATYEHVEVDADGVETLRETRDYLVVATTRPETMLGDTAAMVHPEDPRYLALHGKFVDLPLTGRRIPVITDDYVDRAFGTGVVKVTPAHDFNDYAVGQRHALPLINIFTDEAKIVSSREDIAEKYRGLDRFDARKLIVADLEAAELLVEIKPHKLQVPRGDRSGQVIEPFLTDQWFVKMDDLAKRGLELVESGEVKFVPPNWINTYRHWLENIQDWTISRQLWWGHRIPAWFDGAGKVYVGRSEAEVRAAHDLGDAPLRQDPDVLETWFSSAMFPFSTQGWPDEDKMAELGFDAALPTNVLVTGFDIIFFWVARMIMMTDRLVGRVPFRDVYITGLVRDAHGQKMSKSKGNVLDPLDIIDGISADALVAKRTTGLMKPQDAPKIEKATRKEFPEGINAHGADALRFTMAALAGPGRDIKFDLSRAEGYKNFCNKLWNATRFALMNVGEASFAGKPTPATDAEKWILAQLDRTTAEAAEHFASYRFDLLAQCLYEFTWNQVCDWFVELAKPALNGEDAASADSTRHTLLYVLDALLRLLHPLIPFVTEELWQAVAPKLGKSGSIMLQPYPQAGDIDAAAFAQADADIEWLKAMASAVRRIRSELGVSPAKQLALLLRGGNADDASRIARFDAPLRFLCRLERIETIAGEPPAAAPAVVGELQLFVPLEGLVDLDAERARLDKEIAKVAAEKDKSEAKLAKFGGSVPAAVVEQERQRLADWSAKLDALAAQRSRLG from the coding sequence ATGACCACCCTCGCCTCCGGCTACGATCCCAAGACCTTCGAATCCCGCCTCTACGCCGACTGGGAGGCCAGCGGCGCGTTCGCCCCGACCGGCGACGGCCCCGCCTACACCATCCTGCTGCCGCCGCCGAACGTCACCGGCACCCTGCACATGGGCCACGCGTTCCAGCACACGCTGATGGATGCGCTGGTGCGCTACCACCGCATGCGCGGCTTCCGCACGCTGTGGCAGATGGGCACCGACCACGCCGGCATCGCCACCGAGATGGTGGTGTCGCGCAACCTCGCCATCGAGGGCAAGGGCGAGACCCGCGATTCGCTGGGCCGCGAGAAGTTCATCGAAAAAGTCTGGGAGTGGAAGCAGCATTCCGGCGACACCATCGAGCGGCAGATGCGCCGCCTCGGCGCCTCCGGCGACTGGTCGCGCAGCGTGTTCACCATGGATCCGATGGCTTCCGACGCCATCACCGAAGCCTTCGTGCGCCTGCACGAGCAGAGCCTGATCTACCGCGGCCAGCGCCTGGTCAACTGGGATCCGGTGCTGAAGACCGCGATCTCCGATCTGGAAGTGGCGAGCGAGGAAGAGAGCGGCCACCTGTGGTCGATCCGCTATCCGCTGGCCGATGGCGCGACCTACGAGCATGTCGAAGTCGATGCCGACGGCGTCGAGACCCTGCGCGAAACCCGCGACTATCTGGTGGTCGCCACCACCCGCCCGGAAACCATGCTCGGCGACACCGCCGCGATGGTGCATCCGGAAGACCCGCGCTATCTCGCACTGCACGGCAAGTTCGTCGATCTGCCGCTGACCGGCCGCCGCATCCCGGTCATCACCGACGACTACGTGGACCGCGCCTTCGGCACCGGCGTGGTCAAGGTGACGCCGGCGCACGACTTCAACGACTACGCGGTGGGCCAGCGGCATGCGTTGCCGCTGATCAACATCTTCACCGACGAGGCGAAGATCGTGTCCTCGCGCGAAGACATCGCCGAGAAATATCGTGGCCTCGACCGCTTCGACGCGCGCAAGCTGATCGTCGCCGACCTCGAAGCCGCCGAGCTATTGGTCGAAATCAAGCCGCACAAACTGCAGGTGCCGCGCGGCGACCGCAGCGGGCAGGTGATCGAACCCTTCCTCACCGACCAGTGGTTCGTGAAGATGGACGACCTAGCCAAGCGCGGCCTGGAACTGGTCGAATCCGGCGAAGTGAAGTTCGTCCCGCCGAACTGGATCAACACCTACCGCCACTGGCTGGAGAACATCCAGGACTGGACGATCAGCCGCCAGCTCTGGTGGGGTCACCGCATCCCCGCGTGGTTCGACGGCGCCGGCAAGGTCTACGTCGGCCGCAGCGAGGCCGAGGTGCGCGCAGCGCATGACCTCGGCGACGCGCCGCTGCGGCAGGACCCGGACGTGCTGGAAACCTGGTTCTCCTCGGCGATGTTCCCGTTCAGCACGCAGGGCTGGCCGGACGAAGACAAGATGGCCGAGCTCGGCTTCGACGCCGCGCTGCCGACCAATGTGCTGGTGACCGGCTTCGACATCATCTTCTTCTGGGTCGCGCGGATGATCATGATGACCGACCGGCTGGTCGGCCGCGTGCCGTTCCGCGACGTCTACATCACCGGGCTGGTGCGCGACGCGCACGGCCAGAAGATGTCGAAGTCGAAGGGCAACGTGCTCGACCCGCTGGACATCATCGACGGCATCAGCGCCGACGCGCTGGTCGCCAAGCGCACCACCGGCCTGATGAAGCCGCAGGACGCGCCGAAGATCGAGAAGGCCACGCGCAAGGAGTTCCCGGAGGGCATCAACGCCCACGGCGCCGACGCGCTGCGCTTCACCATGGCCGCGCTGGCCGGCCCGGGCCGCGACATCAAGTTCGACCTGTCGCGCGCCGAGGGCTACAAGAATTTCTGCAACAAGCTGTGGAACGCGACCCGCTTCGCGCTGATGAACGTCGGCGAGGCGTCCTTCGCCGGCAAGCCGACGCCTGCGACCGACGCAGAGAAATGGATCCTCGCCCAGCTCGACCGCACCACGGCGGAAGCGGCGGAGCACTTCGCCAGCTACCGCTTCGACCTGCTGGCGCAGTGCCTGTACGAGTTCACCTGGAACCAGGTCTGCGACTGGTTCGTGGAGCTGGCGAAGCCTGCGCTCAACGGCGAGGACGCGGCCTCGGCGGATTCGACCCGCCACACCCTTTTGTACGTGCTGGACGCGCTGCTGCGCCTGCTGCACCCGCTGATCCCGTTCGTCACCGAGGAGCTGTGGCAGGCGGTGGCGCCGAAGCTGGGCAAGTCCGGCAGCATCATGCTGCAGCCGTATCCGCAGGCCGGCGACATCGACGCCGCCGCGTTCGCGCAGGCCGACGCCGACATCGAGTGGCTGAAGGCGATGGCCAGCGCCGTGCGCCGCATCCGCAGCGAGCTGGGCGTCTCGCCGGCCAAGCAGCTCGCACTGCTGCTGCGCGGCGGCAACGCCGACGACGCCTCGCGGATCGCCCGCTTCGACGCGCCGCTGCGCTTCCTGTGCCGGCTGGAACGCATCGAAACGATCGCGGGCGAACCGCCGGCCGCGGCGCCGGCGGTGGTCGGCGAGTTGCAGCTGTTCGTGCCGCTGGAGGGCCTGGTGGATCTCGACGCCGAGCGCGCGCGCCTGGACAAGGAGATCGCCAAGGTCGCCGCCGAGAAGGACAAGAGCGAGGCCAAGCTGGCGAAGTTCGGCGGCAGCGTGCCGGCGGCGGTGGTGGAGCAGGAGCGCCAGCGCCTGGCCGACTGGAGCGCCAAGCTCGACGCGCTGGCCGCGCAGCGGTCGCGGCTGGGCTGA
- a CDS encoding DNA polymerase III subunit chi, which yields MPRADFYLIDKPRFREQPLLLVCELAKRAFSADLPTLVLARDMAQAEALDDLLWSFDPDEYLPHQIAGMDEDEDEAPILIAAPDADAPARPLLINLRDAAPAGSFERVLEVVPADPAARGPLRERWKHYQSLGFDVKKYDM from the coding sequence ATGCCCCGCGCCGACTTCTACCTGATCGACAAGCCCCGCTTCCGCGAGCAGCCGCTGCTGCTCGTCTGCGAGCTGGCCAAGCGCGCCTTCTCGGCCGACCTGCCGACCCTGGTGCTGGCCCGCGACATGGCCCAGGCCGAGGCGCTGGACGACCTGCTGTGGTCGTTCGACCCCGACGAATACCTGCCGCACCAGATCGCCGGGATGGACGAGGACGAGGACGAAGCGCCGATCCTGATCGCCGCGCCCGACGCCGACGCGCCTGCGCGCCCGCTGCTGATCAACCTGCGCGACGCCGCCCCGGCCGGCAGCTTCGAGCGCGTGCTGGAAGTGGTGCCCGCCGACCCGGCCGCGCGCGGCCCGCTGCGCGAACGCTGGAAGCATTACCAGTCGCTGGGGTTCGACGTGAAGAAATACGATATGTGA